The following coding sequences are from one Osmia bicornis bicornis chromosome 2, iOsmBic2.1, whole genome shotgun sequence window:
- the LOC114871475 gene encoding protein lin-54 homolog isoform X3 — translation MTEISEQVEEEHIIYTTANQNNQNIVFQTKPTLQRLPTSTVQVKSNAGQVTQSQSIMIVSPAGGQGASQILKISHPSTASAGQLQSLAQTLITAKSADGNIVQLRSAQPNKPLMATSHSGSITLGNVHNSKTAQSAIKRTAQSTSQNRNVYTKMILAGNQAQSGQVLITNSQNENQQAIKFLNNNTSSQEVTNPTKTITLAQAQQMGLLSTSKVQHILPSTPQKQGIIVNKLVQSSSSQPSKMTIVSSNTIKSPTKILPAPVINTQVKTSSFSNQQSTFSCNKSSVQQSPQKVIIRQSSLKPGTVLGSGQVIRIPASQNIVTGSNQVHQIQMPGRQVQYVRLVSTPSSGTTNVVTVGKTKSQTTLQTVGVGQKIGGQQIVKVVPLNTSNQSLRTVAPKATLSGSGQRLLIPATATVGNQSKNAVAIPASALSQLASGQAVISTNSNVGNIVVLPAQYIQQSTDEVKIKPQPIAPSLLGTSQNLQSSAGSLSVGSILEGRSSQRSYTSVEPNGIRPRKPCNCTKSQCLKLYCDCFANGEFCHMCNCNNCSNNLGNEEERQRAIKSCLERNPNAFRPKIGKGRETGDDIRRHNKGCNCKRSGCLKNYCECYEAKIPCSANCKCIGCRNVEEPNLEKKSLKDLAEAAEVRTAQLTLNKAKLQISEMAFRPPATSNTGARQPFNFLTDKVVEITCQCLMAQADEAERNMFDDETSQRLIIEEFGRCLKEIIESAHKAEAT, via the exons ATGACTGAAATTTCTGAGCAAGTCGAAGAAGAGCATATTATCTATACAACAGCAAATCAGAATAAtcaaaatattgtatttcaaacaaagCCAACATTGCAAAGGCTTCCTACATCTACAGTGCAG GTAAAATCAAATGCTGGTCAAGTAACGCAAAGTCAGTCGATTATGATAGTTTCTCCTGCTGGTGGTCAAGGTGCCAGtcaaattctaaaaatttcacATCCATCAACAGCATCAGCTGGTCAATTACAGTCATTAGCTCAAACCCTTATAACAGCAAAATCTGCAGATGGTAACATAGTTCAATTGAGATCAGCACAACCCAATAAGCCTCTAATGGCAACCAGTCACTCTGGAAGTATTACGTTAGGGAATGTGCATAATTCAAAAACAGCCCAGTCAGCTATAAAACGAACTGCACAGAGCACTTCTCAAAAtcgaaat gtATATACAAAAATGATATTAGCTGGAAATCAAGCACAATCAGGACAAGTCCTTATAACTAATTctcaaaatgaaaatcaacaagcaataaaatttttaaataacaatacaTCAAGTCAAGAAGTTACAAATCCGACTAAAACTATAACATTGGCACAAGCACAACAAATGGGACTACTTTCTACTAGTAAAGTTCAACATATTTTACCTTCAACACCTCAAAAGCAA ggaataattgtaaataaattagtGCAGTCATCAAGTTCTCAGCCTTCTAAAATGACTATAGTTTCAAGTAATACAATCAAATCGCCTACCAAGATATTACCAGCACCAGTTATAAATACACAAGTTAAAACTTCGTCATTTTCGAATCAGCAGTCAACATTTTCATGTAATAAATCATCTGTGCAACAAAGTCCACAAAAAGTAATTATAAGACAG AGCTCTTTAAAACCTGGAACTGTTCTTGGAAGTGGGCAAGTTATTAGAATACCAGCTAGCCAGAACATTGTTACTGGATCTAATCAAGTACATCAAATACAAATGCCTGGAAGACaa gtGCAATATGTGAGATTAGTTAGTACACCATCATCTGGAACTACAAATGTTGTTACTGTGGGTAAAACAAAGTCGCAAACAACATTGCAAACTGTTGGGGTTGGTCAGAAAATAGGAGGACAACAGATTGTCAAA GTAGTTCCATTGAATACTAGCAATCAGTCATTAAGAACTGTTGCACCTAAGGCTACATTATCAGGAAGTGGTCAAAGATTATTAATTCCTGCAACTGCAACAGTAGGTAATCAATCGAAAAATGCAGTTGCTATTCCAGCATCTGCTTTGAGTCAATTAGCATCTGGACAAGCTGTTATTTCAACGAATTCAAATGTGGGAAATATTGTGGTTTTACCAGCTCAATACATCCAACAG TCCACAGATGAGGTGAAAATTAAACCCCAACCAATTGCACCTAGTTTGTTGGGCACTTCGCAAAATTTACAGAGTTCAGCAGGAAGTTTATCTGTAGGATCCATTCTAGAAGGTAGAAGTTCTCAAAGATCATACACTAGTGTTGAACCAAATGGTATTAGGCCAAGAAAACCGTGTAACTGTACGAAATCACAATGTTTGAAATT atattGTGATTGTTTTGCGAACGGAGAGTTTTGTCATATGTgtaattgtaataattgttCTAATAATCTTGGAAATGAAGAAGAGCGACAACGTGCTATTAAGTCTTGTTTGGAACGTAATCCAAATGCTTTTCGTCCAAAAATTGGTAAAGGTCGTGAAACTGGTGATGATATACGTAGACATAACAAAGGTTGCAATTGTAAACGAAGTGGATGTTTGAAGAATTATTGCGAGTGTTATGAG gCTAAGATTCCGTGCTCTGCTAATTGTAAATGTATAGGATGCCGTAATGTAGAAGAACcaaatttagaaaagaaatctTTGAAAGATCTAGCAGAAGCGGCTGAAGTAAGAACAGCGCAACTTACTCTAAATAAAGCGAAACTGCAGATATCAGAAATGGCTTTTAGGCCTCCAGCTACATCAAATACTGGTGCAAg ACAACCATTCAACTTTTTGACTGATAAAGTTGTAGAAATAACTTGTCAGTGTTTAATGGCACAAGCTGATGAAGCAGAACGTAACATGTTCGATGACGAAACATCACAAAGACTTATAATAGAAGAATTTGGTCGTTGTCTTAAAGAAATTATAGAATCAGCGCATAAAGCTGAAGCTACCTAG
- the LOC114871475 gene encoding protein lin-54 homolog isoform X2, whose translation MALMFLNEEHIIIGRNIETETIVPDVEMTEISEQVEEEHIIYTTANQNNQNIVFQTKPTLQRLPTSTVQVKSNAGQVTQSQSIMIVSPAGGQGASQILKISHPSTASAGQLQSLAQTLITAKSADGNIVQLRSAQPNKPLMATSHSGSITLGNVHNSKTAQSAIKRTAQSTSQNRNVYTKMILAGNQAQSGQVLITNSQNENQQAIKFLNNNTSSQEVTNPTKTITLAQAQQMGLLSTSKVQHILPSTPQKQGIIVNKLVQSSSSQPSKMTIVSSNTIKSPTKILPAPVINTQVKTSSFSNQQSTFSCNKSSVQQSPQKVIIRQSSLKPGTVLGSGQVIRIPASQNIVTGSNQVHQIQMPGRQVQYVRLVSTPSSGTTNVVTVGKTKSQTTLQTVGVGQKIGGQQIVKVVPLNTSNQSLRTVAPKATLSGSGQRLLIPATATVGNQSKNAVAIPASALSQLASGQAVISTNSNVGNIVVLPAQYIQQSTDEVKIKPQPIAPSLLGTSQNLQSSAGSLSVGSILEGRSSQRSYTSVEPNGIRPRKPCNCTKSQCLKLYCDCFANGEFCHMCNCNNCSNNLGNEEERQRAIKSCLERNPNAFRPKIGKGRETGDDIRRHNKGCNCKRSGCLKNYCECYEAKIPCSANCKCIGCRNVEEPNLEKKSLKDLAEAAEVRTAQLTLNKAKLQISEMAFRPPATSNTGARQPFNFLTDKVVEITCQCLMAQADEAERNMFDDETSQRLIIEEFGRCLKEIIESAHKAEAT comes from the exons ATGGCGCTAATGTTCCTAA ATGAGGAACATATAATCATTGGACGTAATATTGAGACTGAAACAATTGTACCTGATGTAGAAATGACTGAAATTTCTGAGCAAGTCGAAGAAGAGCATATTATCTATACAACAGCAAATCAGAATAAtcaaaatattgtatttcaaacaaagCCAACATTGCAAAGGCTTCCTACATCTACAGTGCAG GTAAAATCAAATGCTGGTCAAGTAACGCAAAGTCAGTCGATTATGATAGTTTCTCCTGCTGGTGGTCAAGGTGCCAGtcaaattctaaaaatttcacATCCATCAACAGCATCAGCTGGTCAATTACAGTCATTAGCTCAAACCCTTATAACAGCAAAATCTGCAGATGGTAACATAGTTCAATTGAGATCAGCACAACCCAATAAGCCTCTAATGGCAACCAGTCACTCTGGAAGTATTACGTTAGGGAATGTGCATAATTCAAAAACAGCCCAGTCAGCTATAAAACGAACTGCACAGAGCACTTCTCAAAAtcgaaat gtATATACAAAAATGATATTAGCTGGAAATCAAGCACAATCAGGACAAGTCCTTATAACTAATTctcaaaatgaaaatcaacaagcaataaaatttttaaataacaatacaTCAAGTCAAGAAGTTACAAATCCGACTAAAACTATAACATTGGCACAAGCACAACAAATGGGACTACTTTCTACTAGTAAAGTTCAACATATTTTACCTTCAACACCTCAAAAGCAA ggaataattgtaaataaattagtGCAGTCATCAAGTTCTCAGCCTTCTAAAATGACTATAGTTTCAAGTAATACAATCAAATCGCCTACCAAGATATTACCAGCACCAGTTATAAATACACAAGTTAAAACTTCGTCATTTTCGAATCAGCAGTCAACATTTTCATGTAATAAATCATCTGTGCAACAAAGTCCACAAAAAGTAATTATAAGACAG AGCTCTTTAAAACCTGGAACTGTTCTTGGAAGTGGGCAAGTTATTAGAATACCAGCTAGCCAGAACATTGTTACTGGATCTAATCAAGTACATCAAATACAAATGCCTGGAAGACaa gtGCAATATGTGAGATTAGTTAGTACACCATCATCTGGAACTACAAATGTTGTTACTGTGGGTAAAACAAAGTCGCAAACAACATTGCAAACTGTTGGGGTTGGTCAGAAAATAGGAGGACAACAGATTGTCAAA GTAGTTCCATTGAATACTAGCAATCAGTCATTAAGAACTGTTGCACCTAAGGCTACATTATCAGGAAGTGGTCAAAGATTATTAATTCCTGCAACTGCAACAGTAGGTAATCAATCGAAAAATGCAGTTGCTATTCCAGCATCTGCTTTGAGTCAATTAGCATCTGGACAAGCTGTTATTTCAACGAATTCAAATGTGGGAAATATTGTGGTTTTACCAGCTCAATACATCCAACAG TCCACAGATGAGGTGAAAATTAAACCCCAACCAATTGCACCTAGTTTGTTGGGCACTTCGCAAAATTTACAGAGTTCAGCAGGAAGTTTATCTGTAGGATCCATTCTAGAAGGTAGAAGTTCTCAAAGATCATACACTAGTGTTGAACCAAATGGTATTAGGCCAAGAAAACCGTGTAACTGTACGAAATCACAATGTTTGAAATT atattGTGATTGTTTTGCGAACGGAGAGTTTTGTCATATGTgtaattgtaataattgttCTAATAATCTTGGAAATGAAGAAGAGCGACAACGTGCTATTAAGTCTTGTTTGGAACGTAATCCAAATGCTTTTCGTCCAAAAATTGGTAAAGGTCGTGAAACTGGTGATGATATACGTAGACATAACAAAGGTTGCAATTGTAAACGAAGTGGATGTTTGAAGAATTATTGCGAGTGTTATGAG gCTAAGATTCCGTGCTCTGCTAATTGTAAATGTATAGGATGCCGTAATGTAGAAGAACcaaatttagaaaagaaatctTTGAAAGATCTAGCAGAAGCGGCTGAAGTAAGAACAGCGCAACTTACTCTAAATAAAGCGAAACTGCAGATATCAGAAATGGCTTTTAGGCCTCCAGCTACATCAAATACTGGTGCAAg ACAACCATTCAACTTTTTGACTGATAAAGTTGTAGAAATAACTTGTCAGTGTTTAATGGCACAAGCTGATGAAGCAGAACGTAACATGTTCGATGACGAAACATCACAAAGACTTATAATAGAAGAATTTGGTCGTTGTCTTAAAGAAATTATAGAATCAGCGCATAAAGCTGAAGCTACCTAG
- the LOC114871475 gene encoding protein lin-54 homolog isoform X1, with the protein MSVNKGQNARALVEPLALDSRTFGDNDLSALSLSHNNEQYSSNDFEAFANIQAELECINAEEVMSTDEEHIIIGRNIETETIVPDVEMTEISEQVEEEHIIYTTANQNNQNIVFQTKPTLQRLPTSTVQVKSNAGQVTQSQSIMIVSPAGGQGASQILKISHPSTASAGQLQSLAQTLITAKSADGNIVQLRSAQPNKPLMATSHSGSITLGNVHNSKTAQSAIKRTAQSTSQNRNVYTKMILAGNQAQSGQVLITNSQNENQQAIKFLNNNTSSQEVTNPTKTITLAQAQQMGLLSTSKVQHILPSTPQKQGIIVNKLVQSSSSQPSKMTIVSSNTIKSPTKILPAPVINTQVKTSSFSNQQSTFSCNKSSVQQSPQKVIIRQSSLKPGTVLGSGQVIRIPASQNIVTGSNQVHQIQMPGRQVQYVRLVSTPSSGTTNVVTVGKTKSQTTLQTVGVGQKIGGQQIVKVVPLNTSNQSLRTVAPKATLSGSGQRLLIPATATVGNQSKNAVAIPASALSQLASGQAVISTNSNVGNIVVLPAQYIQQSTDEVKIKPQPIAPSLLGTSQNLQSSAGSLSVGSILEGRSSQRSYTSVEPNGIRPRKPCNCTKSQCLKLYCDCFANGEFCHMCNCNNCSNNLGNEEERQRAIKSCLERNPNAFRPKIGKGRETGDDIRRHNKGCNCKRSGCLKNYCECYEAKIPCSANCKCIGCRNVEEPNLEKKSLKDLAEAAEVRTAQLTLNKAKLQISEMAFRPPATSNTGARQPFNFLTDKVVEITCQCLMAQADEAERNMFDDETSQRLIIEEFGRCLKEIIESAHKAEAT; encoded by the exons ATGTCTGTAAATAAAGGACAAAATGCCAGAGCTTTGGTTGAGCCATTAGCTCTTGATTCACGTACATTTGGTGATAATGATTTGAGTGCATTAAGTCTATCACATAATAATGAACAATATTCATCCAATGACTTTGAAGCATTTGCAAATATTCAAGCTGAATTGGAATGTATAAATGCTGAAGAAGTTATGTCAACAGATGAGGAACATATAATCATTGGACGTAATATTGAGACTGAAACAATTGTACCTGATGTAGAAATGACTGAAATTTCTGAGCAAGTCGAAGAAGAGCATATTATCTATACAACAGCAAATCAGAATAAtcaaaatattgtatttcaaacaaagCCAACATTGCAAAGGCTTCCTACATCTACAGTGCAG GTAAAATCAAATGCTGGTCAAGTAACGCAAAGTCAGTCGATTATGATAGTTTCTCCTGCTGGTGGTCAAGGTGCCAGtcaaattctaaaaatttcacATCCATCAACAGCATCAGCTGGTCAATTACAGTCATTAGCTCAAACCCTTATAACAGCAAAATCTGCAGATGGTAACATAGTTCAATTGAGATCAGCACAACCCAATAAGCCTCTAATGGCAACCAGTCACTCTGGAAGTATTACGTTAGGGAATGTGCATAATTCAAAAACAGCCCAGTCAGCTATAAAACGAACTGCACAGAGCACTTCTCAAAAtcgaaat gtATATACAAAAATGATATTAGCTGGAAATCAAGCACAATCAGGACAAGTCCTTATAACTAATTctcaaaatgaaaatcaacaagcaataaaatttttaaataacaatacaTCAAGTCAAGAAGTTACAAATCCGACTAAAACTATAACATTGGCACAAGCACAACAAATGGGACTACTTTCTACTAGTAAAGTTCAACATATTTTACCTTCAACACCTCAAAAGCAA ggaataattgtaaataaattagtGCAGTCATCAAGTTCTCAGCCTTCTAAAATGACTATAGTTTCAAGTAATACAATCAAATCGCCTACCAAGATATTACCAGCACCAGTTATAAATACACAAGTTAAAACTTCGTCATTTTCGAATCAGCAGTCAACATTTTCATGTAATAAATCATCTGTGCAACAAAGTCCACAAAAAGTAATTATAAGACAG AGCTCTTTAAAACCTGGAACTGTTCTTGGAAGTGGGCAAGTTATTAGAATACCAGCTAGCCAGAACATTGTTACTGGATCTAATCAAGTACATCAAATACAAATGCCTGGAAGACaa gtGCAATATGTGAGATTAGTTAGTACACCATCATCTGGAACTACAAATGTTGTTACTGTGGGTAAAACAAAGTCGCAAACAACATTGCAAACTGTTGGGGTTGGTCAGAAAATAGGAGGACAACAGATTGTCAAA GTAGTTCCATTGAATACTAGCAATCAGTCATTAAGAACTGTTGCACCTAAGGCTACATTATCAGGAAGTGGTCAAAGATTATTAATTCCTGCAACTGCAACAGTAGGTAATCAATCGAAAAATGCAGTTGCTATTCCAGCATCTGCTTTGAGTCAATTAGCATCTGGACAAGCTGTTATTTCAACGAATTCAAATGTGGGAAATATTGTGGTTTTACCAGCTCAATACATCCAACAG TCCACAGATGAGGTGAAAATTAAACCCCAACCAATTGCACCTAGTTTGTTGGGCACTTCGCAAAATTTACAGAGTTCAGCAGGAAGTTTATCTGTAGGATCCATTCTAGAAGGTAGAAGTTCTCAAAGATCATACACTAGTGTTGAACCAAATGGTATTAGGCCAAGAAAACCGTGTAACTGTACGAAATCACAATGTTTGAAATT atattGTGATTGTTTTGCGAACGGAGAGTTTTGTCATATGTgtaattgtaataattgttCTAATAATCTTGGAAATGAAGAAGAGCGACAACGTGCTATTAAGTCTTGTTTGGAACGTAATCCAAATGCTTTTCGTCCAAAAATTGGTAAAGGTCGTGAAACTGGTGATGATATACGTAGACATAACAAAGGTTGCAATTGTAAACGAAGTGGATGTTTGAAGAATTATTGCGAGTGTTATGAG gCTAAGATTCCGTGCTCTGCTAATTGTAAATGTATAGGATGCCGTAATGTAGAAGAACcaaatttagaaaagaaatctTTGAAAGATCTAGCAGAAGCGGCTGAAGTAAGAACAGCGCAACTTACTCTAAATAAAGCGAAACTGCAGATATCAGAAATGGCTTTTAGGCCTCCAGCTACATCAAATACTGGTGCAAg ACAACCATTCAACTTTTTGACTGATAAAGTTGTAGAAATAACTTGTCAGTGTTTAATGGCACAAGCTGATGAAGCAGAACGTAACATGTTCGATGACGAAACATCACAAAGACTTATAATAGAAGAATTTGGTCGTTGTCTTAAAGAAATTATAGAATCAGCGCATAAAGCTGAAGCTACCTAG